tgtaaaataaataaatgcgtTCCTTGctgaaaatgaatttgaaaaGCATTCTTTAAGAAActaatttaattgtttaatcaagaaaaaaaataatctactTGCATGTTGAAGTTTAAACATGGCTTGCATgttgtataaaaaataacaagctGGGCCTGTGGTGGAATGTTTGATTAGTACATCGAAAGAAAAAAGGCTCAACTCCCATTCACATCCAGTCGCATCCAGTGCAGAAAAAAGCGATTTCAACcctgaaaaaagtgaaatgggAGTTGTGCGGCCAATTAGAGGCAGGGCCCCATTTTCTCTTAAAGATGATCTCATTAGGGGAGAGCTATTCAGCTTCTAATCCTACTACAAGTAAGATGAAGACTAAAATATCTTATGTGTGTTCCAATATTCCATAGATATAGGGGGTTCacggtttaaaaacaaaaatgataacCTGAAACTAGAGATGGGATTGTGTTCCACTGTACGCAGCCATATCATGAGAACTGGCGGCCAATTACTTCTCCTTCGCAGCAACGTTATCATAGGCAGTACACACTGGTGATTTTGGTCCTTAATAATAAGAGATATGacataataaaaaagttttttaaaaagtgacagaaaaagtAATAGGAAAGAGGAAGGAACATAAATAGCATGGAGGTAGAGAGAAGGTTTTGACATCATATGCAGCTACCAACAGTGGTCTCTTAACATTGATTTTGCGTTATTGCACTGCAACAGACACAGAAGAATGAAAATCATCACACCCAAACCAATatgcacatttttcacataTATCAGGAAGAACAGGAGGCAATAACCTCACTAGCTTTGTACTATAAATCTTTCTTTACCTTTGAGAATGAGATaggagagagaagaggcagGATATAGCCTTCTCATAAAGCATATGCTGCAAGGCAGGGGTAGGCAAGCACCATTTACTTAATGGAACTGTAGTTTTTATAAACCTGATAAACTTGCTCCCAAGAAACAGAAGACTCAGTTATTTCAGCATTTACACAACTATGGTGCAGGTTGCTGCATAGTGGAGTTATAGGTTTAAAGATAATTTATCTGCCAGCTTTGTCAGCTACAACAAAACTTCATCTCTCTTTATCTAATCCTGGCTGAAGGCCCAAGTCTTATCAGGCCTTGGAGAAGTAGAGTAGGTCAGGAGTCAGATGACGGGCATCAATGACTCGGGGATTGACTTTACTCAATTTATAAAACTTTTATCTTTCAGTTGAGCAGGTTTTAACTGCATCCCCCTCAAAAATTAAAACCTGAGCccatatttttaaaatctggtAATCTAACCTGATTATTAACTACTGTATCCCATCACCTGTCCACTATGAATGATAATTGGTTTTCCTTATTGGACAGCATTATCCTGATACATTTCCCAATCCGTACCCATGTTTGCCGGCTAGTTTGCATCACACCTAGATCACGTTTCTAGAGTCACATTGTTTGCCAACATGCAGTTAGCACACACAGATAGACCATATAGTGTCCTTCTACTAGATCTGCAGCACCAGGCCAGCGGCTGAGATGTTGTCCCCTCCGCCTGCAGTTTGGTACACCTCAGTGCACACCAGCACCGGTGCTACGCAGATCTCATAGTCCTCCTCATCCCAGCAGCTGACTGGTCGCGTCTCCTGAAGAGGGATACGCTGGCTGCCCTCCCGCCGGCTAACGGAGAAAGAGTCGTCCATGATGAGCCTCGCCTTGCTGGGGTCAATGTCGTTAGAGCCGCAGACATGGCGGTTTGCTGTGAGAGAGGCCTTGGCGGTGGCGGACATGGTGTTCTTCCACTGGGAGCCGCGTGTCACAATCATGGCCTGAAAGGCCAGCGTGTGGACGTGGAGTCGAGTCAGCGGCTTAGCTTTGGCACCGTTTGTGTCACTTTCTGCACTTACATCTTTGGAGCGCTGGTTTATGATGCGATAGACCTCCCTCATTTGGTCGAGGACAGTAGCTACACGAGGGTTTGGGTCTGACAACACTGTGATGTTGGAGCCTTTAAGCAGACTGAGCAGGTTGGGAAGCTCCTGTTCATTCATCCCTAAAGAGTCCGCCTAAGAAAAAAGAATCAGGATGAGTGGTTGAACCTAAACTAAGGTCATCCTTTAACTGAACTGTGCATATTCATGATAACAAACAAAAGCCATAACGCTGCATTTTCTTACATGGTAATCAACGTGGCCGGTGTCAtttaatctaaatctaaaaaaactCAATTAGTGACTATAATTTGATCTCTTAACATAGTTCTGTGtcaggtactgtatgtgtgtcggGATGTGACTACACAGACAATACTTTGcaataattgataaaaagatCCCATGACATTGTGCTCTTTGGGTGCTTTTACATaggtcttagtggtcccctaataccatatctgaagtctctttcccaaaattcagccttggtgtagaattacagccactagcgccagtcccacaatgagatttccttagtatgtgccatttctccttatgacctcattaggagcaagattccagatcggcccatctgagctttaattttgtcaaaagcagagcaggatacccagggctcggtttacacccatcgccatttctagcccctgggggaccatagacaggctgggggaactcatagttatgttaaaaaaaactcataaaactgaaattttaatgccatgggaccttagAACAGTTCTATCACTCcttaaaattagttttaagGAGTGGccagaacatactgtattttttaaatacattaaacaatctctaatttaaacatgtaaatacaaaAAGGATGTAAAAAAGAGACTTTACAAATAAAGGCAAATACCTCATTGTATTCAACAAATTTAACTAagcattgatttattttcctagcttgatctatttttttgtgatgaactTTGTGTAATTGTTCTAGTCTCCTTCCATATGAATTAATGTGTTGATTAATTAAACTGTTCAACAGTCATACATACATAGGGAATGACATAGTAGAGAAGGTCTTCCATTATACTCTCTTCTACAAAACTGGCCATCTCAAAATGGACTCCAATCTGTGGAGACGAGGAGGACAGGAGGTCGGCCAGGCGGGACAGGAGAGCGTCCCGCTCACCTGGAATAAGGAAAGAATaggtggaaagaaaagaaaagaaattcagaCAAGAAACCAGACAAAAAGGAGTaaaggaaacaaagaggagagaagattGAGACATGTGGAACAAGCTCTCCTTTCACTTGTCCATATTAAACtcaattaatattaaaaaaattaagataaatACAAGGCCTTGTGTCACCTTTAAGTGCAGCTCAGAATAGATAAGTTCCTTTAAAGTAAAGCTAAGTCCACATGATTACAAGATACCTTTTATTCCAGCAAACTCAGATGGggttaaatgaaaaaactaaCTGACATACCTGCTGCATGTTCAGCCACTAATGACCTCTTACCTGACCGGAAGGGGAAGTTATCCATCATTTGCAGTCCACCCACTACTAGAAGGTCTGGGTCAAAGTCATTGAGTTTCTTAGCAAACTCCGCCATGGAGTCCAGGTAGGGGTTATGGTCATCGCTGTGGACGATATATCTACAGAGACAAACAGTCAGCTTCAAATACCGTAGAGGCTCACGttcataaatatgtatgtacatactcAAAACACTTGGTTCAATTACTCTAACATTCATTTAATTCAGCGTACTGTACCGTGCATGGTGGACAAATGTGTCACTGGGCttaaacacatatacatgtCACCTGAGTGATCTTCAAGATACTCACAATATAAAATGCTCCGCTAACACATACCTGTTGGCTCTCCGTGAGGTATAGTTACCCCAGCTAGCACCAGATGGATACTCCAGGATCAGATGAATGTCTGGCTCTTCGACTATGTTACCTGCCACTGGGAGGACAAAGGTAGGTTAGTACAGGCATGGGAGTATAGAAGacaggggtggggggaaaacaGAGAAGGCTGAGGAGGTTGAGTTAGGTGTACAAGTATGTATTACTCCTCGTTTCGTTTATTTCACACATCATCACAATCTCAGGAGGTACAATGATCATATGCAGGCCGTGTGAAATGgggaaccccaaataagctactTAAAGCTTTTCGGAGGGGGCCCGACaacaataaacatacaacaaataatATACCAACCAAAGACTCATCATATGAGTGTACCCGTTATGTGCTGGGACAGGACATCAATAAAATCGGGGCTGAAACTTCCCCCTAGCAATAAATCACATCCCTCAGTTGCCATGCGACCAGCCATCACCGGGGCATTGCCGCCTACTGCCCATCTGTTCCCAGGTAAGTCACGGGATGCTTCAACCAGCTCGCTGAATAGGGTATCATTTAGCATAAAACGCCTGCAAGACAAATGAGAAGCAAAACAATAGTGAAACAATGTTGAGACTTGAAAGTACCAACATCATTTGCATTTCTTCTGAacatctcttcttttttgtcttgtggTGTAGTTATTTCATGCAATGTGTAAAGCATTTTTATATTGCCAATGTGTATGAAATGAGCTGTActtcaaaactaaaaaaaactgtgaaactttaaaattaaaaaaaacagtaaaaagaaaaagtgttacttttctctctccttttagaGTTATGAGCCCCAGCCCACTTTAAAcccaacaatttttttaaacactggcCGTTAAAACTGACGTTTTAAAGGACTCGTGAGATATCTGAAACAATCTGGCCTGGTTGCACAATTATCAAAGACAGTGCAACAGATGAGGGAGGCGCAGTTTACCTCACACTAAAGTCACtgcaggacatactgtatatgggtGAGCTACAGGAGAAGCTTGCGAGGAATAGGCGAGCAGAGCTTACAGTGTTTTGTTAAAGTAACTCAGAGATCGTTTTACCGACTACAGAACACCACGCTGTTGTTGGCATTAAGAGTAAAATACTCCCACCCTTTAGAAGACTGCGTGAAAGCCTTTTTCTCAATGTTGTTGCGAGGAATCCATACTTGCGCTGTTGCTGGAGTCAGACTATAAAAACTGTGAATTAAGGATTAATTAACTAGACCACAACTAGGCCAGCtgttgttcacacacacacaacacttacTCTGCAGCAGCTCCTGGTGCAAAGAAGTAGGCGAAGCTCTGAGCCAGCTGCACTTCATTTTCTATGTAGTCATGATGTAGAGGCTGGTCTGTGGGAGGGAGGCCAATCTTATTAAGCAACGATACCCCGTCCACTATCAGGTCAACACAACCTCCAAAACCTGTGGATGAGAGAGAGGGGcatagaaagaaagacaaagagagataaatatgtgataaaaaaacaaggccAGGAGCAGGTATAAAAATCTGGAGCCAACAAGAAGGATAAAGAGATGGAAGAGATGGCCTCTAGCTGAATAAATACCAGGGAGACAATAATGTATTCCCTTTTGtgtaatgtattttctttttaacacttcAGGCAAACTGAACTGtacaaacaaagcaaagagaAGGATAATGCCATTGTGCAGCTTTAGTAGACTGAGCAAAGAGACATCCACACAATGTCCCCCTCCTTGCTCACCCGGTAAAGCGTGCACACCAGGAAGGGTGAGTTCTTGGCAGCGCCTGGGTTTGGATTTGACCAATATGGCCCCCAAACTAATCTGGGATATGTGACAAGGCTGATATTTCTACATAACAATGTAGCCGGTCTAACTGCGTGGCTGAACCTGCTGTTGAACTGCTAAAGGGTTGGGCAGATATGGTGATCGCCTTTGTTTGGGGTTTGTACCAAGGCTCAAAAGGACAAGATTGGAGGATTAGATCATGACAATCAAGACATAGGTCATTATGCCGCTTGCTGAAACTGTCTGATGCAGTTTTTCCAGGTAAGGTCGTCAATACTGCTAACCCACTTTGTGCTCACAGTTCATTTGCATTGTTTACATCACAAGGCGAGACAGAGACCACAACTGCCGTTTCACTTGTGGCACATCAGCCATCCCCGGCCTTTGTTTAAGGTGTGGTTATGAGACCATGGAGCTGTTAACTTGCTATCAACATGTGCAAGCCATATCAAAGGGTTGAAACTTACAGGACCTTTTTTTGACTACAGCCACAGTAGTGAGTGCATCCCTACAATTGACCACCTGCTTTCACTATTTAACTGGTATATTTTGTACTAGCCATGTCATGCTGAGGCTACCATCTGTACTAGTGACAGAAGGCATACTTGTGTTACTATAGCTAAGTTCAGCCACATTCATAGTACATATATTGGAACCACCTGCCcatattttcataaaatggTCTTTGCCTCATCCGTTCTCTGTGGTGTCCTGTTGGTTGATGGACGGTCCCTGTTCAGAACTCTATAAACTGATATCACTGGCGATTATGCAAATCACTCATGGTCGTCTCTCTGTGACCTCAATCGTTTCATTCACCAAACTCCACTCCACTGTTTGTCTGGCTTCAACATTAGTTCAGATCTCATTGCTTTCATTTGCTcagtcatttcattttctgacGAAGAGCCTAAATAttcacagaaaaaataaaatgtatagctAGACAACTTGGCTAACGTTATTGTCagttcacaaacacaaagtcttccttatatatttttttattaatatcattTCTAATACCAATTAACGTTGAAACATCAACATGGTTAGCAATCAACTTGTTTCTGTGTTGTTAGCAGGAGGCAGcaattaacgttagctaatgcaTTCAAAGTTATCTCATTAGGAGCAACTTTTAAATTAACGCCGGATATTATGGTTcccattaataataaaatcgATTATTAACCCAGAAACTCTAAAACACCAAAATTGGTCTAGATAACGCTAGCTAGCTCAGACCACTTGCACTCACCAACAGCCACTTTCGGTCTGGCGACGTCATTCACCCAGACTTTGCCTTCAGCCCGTAAAAGAGAGGACAGGACAGTGTCCAGCCTGTCGTCCAGTACTGCATTCTGTGGTGACCGGAACCAGAAGGCCAAAATAACCACAAACAGGGACACAACAGGCCCATATTTCATCCACGAAGACCGACCTCCTGCCTCCATCGCTCGCTGTCTCACTAGCTACGGTGGCTCCCCTGCCAGTGATGAGCAAGCACTTTCTAGCAACTCAACCTAAGGAGGCGTGCGTTGggttgcatgtttgttttgagaGCCGGAGTGTCCCGGAAGGATCGCACGGATACTAAACACAATCCTAAAAACGTCACCGTTCACTTCAACTGTGTTTCAGTCTTGGTAAACAACTACGTCCAATATCGGTTCAAATGTTTTAGCGTGTTTTGTAATTAAACCCAAGCCTCTACGGTTGGATAATGGGTAGACGCCtgtgtacaaaacaaacaattctcCTACGAAGGAGGCGTGTTTGTTTTTGCCTGCAGACATCAATGCGGAAGTGGCCGTGCTTGAAAATATTCAGATCTTCCTTTTGGTTTAGTGTCTCCAATCTAATATTTTCCAAGATGGGAGGAATAGACTTTCTTCTGCGATGTGACTTTGAATGCAGGTCTCTACCAATCAAACTTTTCGCTTTCCATCAGCAGGTTCTTCTCTATTGGAAGTTGAtctataaaaataattttacaccTCACAATACCCCAGTTTTGGAATAATAGGTAGATATTGGTTGGCAGAAAATCTGTGTATATGGAGGAATGGAATTCCAGAGGAATCTGGGCAATTGCTCATTTTATGGACAGTAATGGTGTCTTGTTACAGCACGAGGAGTTTTGTGAGAAGTTTCAACTCCAATGCAATGCCAAGTGGTATGATAGATGGTTGAAAGCTATACCAATGTCTCTGAAATCAATGGTGAGAGAAGACATTCGGTATTCCGGGATTTTTTCCTAGTCTGAGACAGCTTTGCTTAGAAGGAATTCCTTTCTGTGATTATAAATGTACCAACAAAGTTATCAGAAATATTCTGTTAAGGGAATTCTATCCTAATCCGGtaagaagaaaatatatgtttaaagACTGATGGAGAGGTTAGGAAAATAAGGAAAAGCTATATCTCATTCCCACTTCTTCCAAAGGGGAAAGAGGTCaactttaagattttaaatggaATTTACCCTACAAACGAATTCTTAAGACTAAGATTCAATTTTGATACaaataactgtgttttttgtgaaaaggaAATTGAGAATCTAGAACacgttttctttctgtgtgagtCAGTGCAACCCTTCTGGGAAGATCTGCAGAGCTGGGTACAGACCAGGGGAATTCTGATACCTCCTCTGACAGTGATGAATATtaagtttggtgtttttgttggaaACAAGAAGGTAGACTTCGTCCTCAACATCTGTTAACTGTTAGggaaacattttatacataaatgcagatattttAAGACCAAACCCTCCCTGAGCCACTGGAAGAATGAGCTACACCTTTTGTATAAGTCACTGAAACTGGTTAAGGTTGGAAAAGCCCTTGATTTGGTTTATCTACTTGAAacctttcatttaatttaagatagccccctttatttatttgtctgtcatttattttttatttttctctcatttctttcctctgatttttaatttgatatgtatatgcttttgttttgacttgTTCGATCCgaggcaaatgtttttttgaaattggTCTGATTTTTCTACTGCCaagtttgtttgtatatttgtattttgaatgaataaaaaaataaataaaaaatattcagatCTTCTCAAAAAGAGTGTTTTGCAGCTGTTATGTATTCTATCAACTATAATTCGCAGCTTTGTTTCTCATTATCATAATTTTTAAATGCCAGCATGATATTCAAGAGTAACAACACCATATCGGGAACCAagtcatgtttatttaattctGAACATAACAGTTCATGTGCCAATATTTTTGATCAACACAAAGCGCACAACAACACCCATATACCATTTCTCAtttgatactaaaaataaaaacaaaattaacagGCACTAATCACATTAAGTCCCAAACATTATGGAGTGGCATTTGTGGCACAGAGAAgtaatgttgaataaaaatatcaaatgtcaaagttgtaacaattaaaaacattcaaaacaaactgaCTTCTGCTGCATTGGGCGGTCTTTGCTCCAGACTTTCCAAATGCAGAATATcattaaaagaatttaaaattctACAACAGTGACAGTCCGCTTCGAATCACCGGAGATCAAATTAAATGCTCATGTGTCTctcaaaaaaaaggatttcctCCTGTGCAAATTTTTTGACTGACCTTGCCTTAAAGGGGTGAAGGAAAAAGACCTTACAATAGTTCAGTCCCAAAAAATACTGAATTCAAAATCAGTGATTCATCTGCTAAACCAcctaaattagttttttttttcttctccggtctgctttgaaaaaaacaaccacatgcCATGTGTGCAAGGTGATCAGCGGGccttaactaaaaggtctaaaAGCTGTTAAACGAGTTCTCTCTAGAGCAGGCCCTTTGAGTGTTTCGTCCTCTATTGAATATGTAACGGGCACCTCGGCTCAAAACctgcaagagagaaaaaataaaaacaagattcAGTAAGGCACATACTTCAAGTCATATCCATAACCTTTGTTGAGGATTTTTTACAAAGACAATAGCCTATCAGAGTTGACATGGGAGCTACTGGGGTGGTACAGGGTTAATAAATTagtagtggggggggggggggggNNNNNNNNNNNNNCACCTCACGATTCAATTCcaattcagaggccaacgataCAATTCTAAACAGATTATTaatgaaaagattttttaatgtttatttccaatgcatgcttaaaaaaaaaaaatacacaaatctgagtttattttagattttgacatatgcagTATTTGTTACACACAagttttgatgacattttttgtttactgaggttcttattttgtagtcattccaagcctcaaacatgcttgtgaaaggcactttctctcacagtaatcttccaaGTAAGAGGCTCTGTCATGTTTAAAAGGTGGAGAactggcttcttagaacatgaaacatgaggtgatGAAGTAGATAaacagcctatatgtgttttgcccAAATATTTTATATAGGTCTtattagattgtgtgtgtgtgttttatatacacaaatacatacatatatatatatatatatatatatatatatatatatatataacccccccccccccccccccgttttcTGATTTGTATATGTCTGGTGACAGTAACTTTCAAATAAAACGCattcaaaaaaaatgtgattatgaACTTTATCAGAATTTGATcaaatcgttctagagagaatcgcgatgcatctaagaatcagTTTGTTTTCCCCACCCCTATAAATTAGGGAGGTTGCAAAAAAATGGCAGAGTTGTGCTGTATAGGTAAACAGTTTTGTTTAAGGCCAGTACAATATATTGCCATTACATGTTGTTTTGCTGTCTTACCATGGAATTTATTTGGGAATCCCTGCCACAATCTCAGACTCAATACCGCAGTGATCTGATCCACGCAGGAACTTGAAGAATCCTGAAGACGAGAAACAGATCAGTTTACataaattgaagaaaaaaaagaaaaagaaaacgcaGCACCATCAATTGCATGTTTGTAAGTATAAAATATCTGCCTATCTTAAGTGTGAGAACATGGACATAtggtgtgtgcatttgtgtctcATATTCAGAAGGGCTGCGaggtatatacagtacaaggaCATTTTACATAGCAACGCATTATACAACTGATGATTTAATGATATTTAACCTGTGTCAGACAAGTATTCATATCATGTTACtgaaacatagccatactgtaCCACGATGCAAAAAtagcatcagctaaatgtacATCTGAGTTTTGGCTAGGAATGAAAAGTTCAGGATGTTGATTCAATAATGTGTTCAATAGATGCTGCAGTTGGGGCATTAAGACTGTATTGTACTAAATGGTTTCCAATTTTTCCTTCCCTTCATACATGTTAATAGGAGGGTGTGTCTCTGCTCACCATTTTCACCCCAGTCAGTGTTCCAGGAGTTGGCACAGAGCCAGTAGGGAACACCATCCTCCTCTCCCCAGCCCAGGATCTTGATTGCGTGGCCGCCAACAGCAGACCCAGACACATGCTGATAAACACCTGGATGTGGGGGAGGGAATCTACAATCAGCATTTGTCCTGTGCTCAACAGGTTGTGAGCGTGAGTTTTTGCCACATTGGTCTGTTAATGGTGCTCATGTTCTTACCGGACTTGTACTGCACAAAGTCTTCATAGACAGTGAACGCTCCCTCTACTGGGCCATTCTTGTATATCTCACTCTGAATCTGCTCCTCATCTGACAGCACACTGTAAGAAGTTTTACCTGCAACACACTTTGAGTTAGGATCCtgcgctctgtgtgtgtgtgtgtagctttcTTCACCAAGATGAGGGTTAGACCCATTTTACGTCTTAAACATACTGCTTGTGGCACATACAAGAGATTACAAGATTAATGGGCCATGACTGGATACACAGATTAACTGGTTCTGTTGTCCTTCTCAAAAGATCTAATAAATACCATTTATGTCTAAGCTAGTCAGTGGAAATGTATGCCCGTTAGTGCCCTTATTTATggaagtattttctttcttaccAAAGTGCTTGTCCATTTTGTAGCCGGGTGTGTATCCAGATTCACACTTCTGGATGCACTGTGGTGTATCTCCACCCTCCCCAGAGCAGGAGGGTCTGCTGCCATTCACATGGTGTTCACAGGGGGGGATGGTGTATGGCCGACAACctgtataaaaataaagagcAAGGACACAGATATCAGAATTGTGGACACCCCACCGGCGTATAACAATGGGGAGTCTCGCACACAAAACTCACCAATGTGGGAGTCATAGAGACCTCCAGAGACTAGCCCTGCTTTGGTCCAGAAGTCCCAGGCAGCTGAAGGGTAACCACCATTACatctaaaaagagagaaaaaatgagtaaaaaacaaaatccacttTTACAGACAACCACTATGTACTCCCTGACTTCAACTCCCAAATGTTCACACTGTACAATATCAGTGGAGACCCACCCCTACCCTATCCAAATAGAGATTCAGAATCCTACCTCTTCGTAAGCTTCTACTGACATCAAGAACTGATTTATTAACAGTgctcactttaaaatgtgtatgtgcatcTCAGTAGAATCATCTTTACGTAAGGTTACAGTGAGGCTAGTGGCTGCTGGTGGTTGCTGTGGCTATAGAAACTGAGTCAACAGCCTACCACGAATGAGTACAGAAACTAACAGAAATTAAATGCATTCCTGTACAATTTTGGACTTCCAACGTCTTATCGGATCATTCACTGGTTAGGCCTGTATTGAGTTAATTCATTTGTCTTCTCCCATTAAATACCCAGATAATTTCAATATCAATATCCACACATTATGGTTTGCTACTGAGCGCTGGATTAATGGTCAACATACTGTAGGTCACTGCAAGCTGGGGACATATGAAGACAAACAGTagtgacatttttcacaagttACTGCCTCTCACCCCATGCCACAGCTCTCGCAGCAGGTCAGCAGATCCTCTGAGGAGATCTCCACGCTAACCTTGGCGTTGCTGTGGATACACACACGGTCAGAGATGGCCTCTGCAGCGCCAAATGCCTGTGGACAGAACAACCAATACatgtcacagacacacaaatacaattggtcatgtgtaaataaaaatgacttcaCTATCAGTTGTAAAAGTGAATGTCAACAATTTATCAAAAGGTGTTTGTGTGACTCAACACATTACTAACCACAATCAAAGTCATAAACAAAATTACCTGGATTATAGGtcacttaatttaaaaaaaagaaatttgaattttctttttatttattattttaatttaaagaactCAACGCCAGTTAAATGTGGTCACATCTTTTGAGCAATGATATTTTTATCTTACCCAGCAGGATCCACAGGAGCCTTGGTCTCTGATCTCCTTCAGAGTGGGACAGTTGGGCCACTGCTCTCTGGAGTCAAAGCTCTTAGGCAGCTTCAGGTCTCCAGCATACTGAACCCTGCAGAGGAAAACAGTGTTATAGAGTCAAGAATTACTGTGCGCTACCACATTTTTTTGACTACAGGCCAAGCAAACTTAATGTACTTTTCCCATTTTGTGTTGGGCAGGAGGGGTACAGAGTACTGGTCCGTAAGGCTGCTTTAGTGTACAACAGCAAATATGTGATATGTAAGCATAACAGAATACTAATCTGTTCCTTTTAGGTGTTTCACAAGTGAGACTCACGTGACTGGCAGTTTAGGTCCCTTCAGCATCGTACCGCAGAGTCTCTTGACATAACTGTAGTCGACATTTTGGAAGTTGTGACCAGC
The Etheostoma cragini isolate CJK2018 chromosome 1, CSU_Ecrag_1.0, whole genome shotgun sequence genome window above contains:
- the adpgk2 gene encoding ADP-dependent glucokinase — translated: MEAGGRSSWMKYGPVVSLFVVILAFWFRSPQNAVLDDRLDTVLSSLLRAEGKVWVNDVARPKVAVGFGGCVDLIVDGVSLLNKIGLPPTDQPLHHDYIENEVQLAQSFAYFFAPGAAAERFMLNDTLFSELVEASRDLPGNRWAVGGNAPVMAGRMATEGCDLLLGGSFSPDFIDVLSQHITVAGNIVEEPDIHLILEYPSGASWGNYTSRRANRYIVHSDDHNPYLDSMAEFAKKLNDFDPDLLVVGGLQMMDNFPFRSGERDALLSRLADLLSSSSPQIGVHFEMASFVEESIMEDLLYYVIPYADSLGMNEQELPNLLSLLKGSNITVLSDPNPRVATVLDQMREVYRIINQRSKDVSAESDTNGAKAKPLTRLHVHTLAFQAMIVTRGSQWKNTMSATAKASLTANRHVCGSNDIDPSKARLIMDDSFSVSRREGSQRIPLQETRPVSCWDEEDYEICVAPVLVCTEVYQTAGGGDNISAAGLVLQI
- the ctsba gene encoding cathepsin B, encoding MWRAAFLLLAASLSVSLARPRLQPLSSEMVNYINKLNTTWKAGHNFQNVDYSYVKRLCGTMLKGPKLPVTVQYAGDLKLPKSFDSREQWPNCPTLKEIRDQGSCGSCWAFGAAEAISDRVCIHSNAKVSVEISSEDLLTCCESCGMGCNGGYPSAAWDFWTKAGLVSGGLYDSHIGCRPYTIPPCEHHVNGSRPSCSGEGGDTPQCIQKCESGYTPGYKMDKHFGKTSYSVLSDEEQIQSEIYKNGPVEGAFTVYEDFVQYKSGVYQHVSGSAVGGHAIKILGWGEEDGVPYWLCANSWNTDWGENGFFKFLRGSDHCGIESEIVAGIPK